A genomic window from Ilyobacter polytropus DSM 2926 includes:
- a CDS encoding tail protein X has translation MNVYTTVQGDTWDIISNKVYDSYDFYDDLINSNEKYSDVVFFQAGIELEVPEIETSTSDTLPPWR, from the coding sequence ATGAATGTATACACAACCGTCCAGGGAGATACCTGGGATATTATTTCAAATAAAGTGTACGACAGCTACGATTTCTACGATGATCTAATTAATTCAAATGAAAAATATTCTGATGTAGTATTTTTTCAGGCTGGGATAGAACTGGAAGTTCCTGAGATAGAAACAAGTACCTCCGATACTCTCCCGCCTTGGAGGTAA
- a CDS encoding phage tail tape measure protein — translation MKVHDLIFKLSGQVDSSYKNFVKENKKLVGQMENLNKQTSTGIMNLKNFAGMAVGGGIIAGLTASINTFMDFEDQMLRVKSISGATEAQYKALTESSKELGRTTAFSATQVAEAQEYYAMAGYSVEQINKSLRPTLNLASASGEELGIVADIVSDSMSAFGLSADKTEEFADILAATATGANTSVSMMGESFKYAAPVANAFGLEVKDTARLIGIMANNGIKASQSGTTLRSALTSLNKVNNSQLKELGIDISDFGNADTMGKMKLLQNAFKGLTGDQKAMKAETIFGKQAYAGMLTILTATEEATSKLDNSLNNYSGSAERMAKINESGLGGSLRSMKSALEGISIEVGANLAPTISNFAEDIVALTGFLSENWDAVSSLTGAAITMFGVFKTGMFIQSLIGVFNSMSAAYATASAAQGGLTVAQWAYNAAVAAFPGTWIVAAIAAVAGAIFLLWKNFDKIKKWFSGWKGKKDDDKTAELDESNWASIDPDKYKNSELKGVDKTIGNAQSIVNNSQSSSTSNTKHTSIVLEDRRTIKIPEGADHAAINKQISDSNKDLLKEWEAMNKNNGRLAF, via the coding sequence ATGAAAGTTCATGATTTGATTTTCAAGCTGAGTGGTCAAGTTGACTCCAGTTATAAGAATTTTGTCAAAGAAAATAAAAAACTAGTTGGACAAATGGAAAATTTAAACAAGCAGACTAGCACTGGAATTATGAACCTTAAAAATTTTGCTGGAATGGCTGTAGGCGGTGGTATTATCGCTGGTCTGACAGCCTCTATAAATACTTTTATGGATTTTGAAGATCAAATGTTAAGGGTAAAATCCATTAGTGGGGCTACAGAAGCCCAGTATAAGGCTCTGACTGAATCATCTAAAGAGTTAGGTAGGACAACAGCCTTTTCAGCTACACAAGTAGCAGAAGCCCAAGAGTATTATGCAATGGCAGGTTACAGTGTGGAACAGATAAATAAATCCTTGAGACCGACATTAAATCTTGCATCTGCAAGTGGTGAAGAGCTCGGTATTGTAGCAGATATAGTGTCTGATTCCATGTCTGCATTCGGTTTATCTGCAGATAAGACAGAAGAGTTTGCAGATATTTTGGCTGCTACAGCAACAGGAGCAAACACTTCTGTTAGTATGATGGGAGAGTCATTCAAGTATGCTGCACCAGTTGCAAATGCCTTTGGTTTAGAAGTAAAAGATACTGCTAGACTTATAGGGATCATGGCGAATAATGGTATAAAGGCAAGTCAAAGCGGTACAACTCTTAGAAGTGCATTAACTTCTCTAAATAAAGTAAACAACAGTCAATTGAAAGAATTAGGAATTGATATAAGCGACTTTGGTAATGCAGACACAATGGGTAAAATGAAACTTCTTCAGAATGCTTTTAAAGGGTTAACAGGAGATCAAAAAGCGATGAAGGCTGAGACTATTTTTGGAAAACAGGCCTACGCAGGGATGCTGACAATTTTGACAGCCACAGAGGAGGCTACATCCAAACTTGACAACAGTTTAAACAATTATTCAGGTAGTGCAGAGAGAATGGCAAAAATTAATGAGAGTGGCCTTGGCGGCAGTCTTAGAAGTATGAAAAGTGCTTTAGAAGGTATAAGTATAGAAGTTGGTGCCAACCTGGCTCCGACAATTTCAAATTTTGCAGAAGATATAGTAGCATTAACTGGTTTTTTATCAGAAAATTGGGATGCGGTTAGCTCATTAACAGGTGCTGCAATAACTATGTTCGGAGTATTTAAAACCGGTATGTTTATTCAAAGTCTTATAGGGGTGTTTAATTCAATGTCTGCAGCTTACGCTACAGCCTCTGCAGCACAAGGAGGATTGACTGTTGCACAGTGGGCCTATAATGCAGCAGTGGCAGCTTTCCCAGGAACTTGGATTGTCGCAGCCATTGCAGCAGTGGCAGGTGCCATATTTTTACTTTGGAAAAATTTTGACAAGATAAAAAAATGGTTTTCTGGTTGGAAGGGTAAAAAAGATGATGACAAAACTGCAGAGCTAGATGAATCTAATTGGGCAAGTATTGATCCAGATAAATATAAAAACTCAGAATTAAAAGGTGTGGATAAAACCATTGGAAACGCACAAAGCATAGTAAATAATAGTCAAAGTAGCTCTACTTCAAACACAAAGCACACCAGCATAGTTTTAGAAGATAGAAGGACTATCAAAATTCCAGAAGGCGCAGATCATGCCGCAATAAACAAACAAATATCTGATTCCAATAAGGATCTTCTAAAAGAATGGGAAGCAATGAATAAAAACAATGGGAGGTTGGCTTTCTGA
- a CDS encoding phage major tail tube protein, producing the protein MKNIPEKILQIRVLEGSSELGGIVDITPPNFENQSEEITGAGIDGSYESSSVGGYSNLPLVLKHRVVPSIASRRLMKPGAKDLTIYMAKQIYNSESGETEIQKIEIQAKATHKSLNSGTTGPNTKQDAEQTFNLLSYKETIDGEVAIEYDKFNQVCIIDGTDVLAEVRNALGLS; encoded by the coding sequence ATGAAGAACATACCTGAAAAAATCCTTCAAATAAGAGTCTTAGAAGGAAGCAGCGAGTTAGGAGGAATCGTGGATATTACTCCTCCTAACTTTGAAAATCAATCAGAAGAAATAACAGGTGCCGGGATAGATGGGTCCTATGAATCAAGTTCTGTTGGAGGTTATAGCAATCTTCCTTTGGTATTGAAGCATAGAGTTGTTCCTTCAATAGCTTCTAGAAGACTTATGAAACCTGGAGCAAAAGATTTAACAATTTATATGGCAAAACAAATATATAACAGTGAATCTGGAGAAACCGAGATTCAAAAAATAGAAATTCAAGCAAAAGCGACACACAAATCACTAAACAGCGGCACTACAGGGCCAAATACCAAACAGGATGCAGAGCAAACGTTTAACTTACTTTCATATAAGGAAACTATTGATGGTGAAGTGGCTATAGAGTATGACAAATTTAACCAAGTGTGCATTATAGATGGAACAGATGTTCTAGCAGAAGTCCGAAATGCTCTTGGATTGAGTTAA